One region of Azospirillum lipoferum 4B genomic DNA includes:
- a CDS encoding methyl-accepting chemotaxis protein: MRVNTPITDREVHLTDGVPLVSRTDTGGRITFVNQAFVEISGFEEHELIGAPHNLVRHPHMPKEAFADLWATVKSGRPWEGLVKNRTKSGDYYWVRANVTPVIENGAVTGYISIRSKPSRDEVAAADALYAAMRDGRAAVALSHGALVRRSRAARAAAKAWSSLSGRLAGAMVLLILAMLLAGWLGLEGMEASNRSLRTVYEDRTVPAYQIGEIQNLARDSRQRLTDLAADLQAGDLKAGNLQAGRGTGDLATIEADVAANTAAMQQLLTAYLATYLTPEEAVLADRFKPLVGSYLQSGIGPAIALAREKNGAALDAHLRGTVRPAFAELRRVSDALLELQIRVAREEFDKAEADHGLRIAMVDTAVLLSCLLAALFGWLILRTVRRPLSVLEQTFERIARGALTDPMTPIAVPEFARVASELNAMKAKLAYSAHEKHETELRQKALTRQALLETCKSIESDLDATWMGVELASNRAGDGIQHLLQALGVVRENTMVVSAASEQASANAQSVAAATEELNSAGHEIARQAARSSEVARRAVESARGSASAIGQMELATEEIAKVANLINAIAGQTNLLALNATIEAARAGEAGKGFAVVASEVKALANQTARATEDIARQIDQLKQAVGGSVTAIQTVISVIEEIDEAAAATAAAVEEQSAANGEIGRSATNSAGGASQVSVSVLSIRDQADGITGIATDVTRRMADTQTAVADLKRRLVIALRQSVAGDRRLSDRIPCEEPVTLVLAGDRRDTTMLDLSLEGMLVDAKGLPPLAEQMRLTVSLREVGDLPAVVAGISDLGLHLAFDERSDGQADRLGRAYRAMVEADAEIIRTAQDTAAALSKALEGALSSGAIGEEALFSTDLTPIPGSDPEQALAPFTELTDRLFPAIQEPVLASNPRFQLCVATNNIGYVPTHNSRYSEPQRPGDVVWNTAHCRNRRVFADRSGLAAARNTRPFLLQAYRRDMGGGQMVRLKEVDAPIVVRGRHWGNLRLAYRS; the protein is encoded by the coding sequence ATGCGCGTCAATACCCCGATCACCGACCGCGAGGTCCATCTGACCGACGGCGTTCCCCTGGTGTCGCGCACCGACACCGGCGGGCGGATCACCTTCGTGAACCAGGCTTTCGTCGAGATCAGCGGTTTCGAGGAACATGAGCTGATCGGCGCTCCGCACAACCTCGTCCGCCATCCGCATATGCCCAAGGAGGCCTTCGCCGATCTGTGGGCGACCGTGAAGTCGGGCCGGCCCTGGGAAGGGCTGGTGAAGAACCGGACCAAGTCCGGCGATTATTACTGGGTGCGCGCCAACGTCACCCCGGTGATCGAGAACGGTGCCGTCACCGGCTATATCTCCATCCGCTCGAAACCGTCGCGCGACGAGGTGGCGGCGGCCGATGCCCTGTATGCCGCCATGCGGGACGGTCGGGCGGCGGTGGCGCTGAGCCATGGCGCGCTCGTCCGCCGCAGCCGCGCGGCCCGGGCGGCCGCCAAGGCGTGGTCCAGCCTGTCCGGCCGTCTGGCCGGGGCCATGGTGCTGCTGATCCTGGCGATGCTGCTGGCCGGCTGGCTCGGCCTGGAGGGCATGGAGGCGTCCAACCGGTCGCTTCGCACGGTGTACGAGGACCGGACGGTTCCCGCCTATCAGATCGGCGAAATCCAGAATCTCGCCCGCGACAGCCGGCAGCGCCTGACCGATCTCGCCGCCGATCTTCAGGCTGGCGATCTTAAGGCAGGCAATCTTCAGGCGGGTAGGGGAACCGGCGACCTCGCCACCATCGAAGCGGACGTGGCTGCCAACACCGCCGCCATGCAGCAGCTGCTGACCGCCTATCTCGCCACCTACCTGACGCCGGAGGAGGCGGTCCTCGCCGACCGGTTCAAGCCGCTGGTGGGCTCCTATCTCCAGTCCGGCATCGGCCCGGCCATCGCCCTGGCGCGGGAGAAGAACGGGGCGGCGCTGGACGCCCATCTGCGCGGCACCGTCCGTCCCGCCTTCGCCGAACTGCGCCGGGTGTCGGACGCGCTGCTGGAACTGCAGATCCGGGTGGCGCGGGAGGAGTTCGACAAGGCAGAAGCCGACCACGGGCTTCGCATCGCCATGGTCGACACGGCGGTTCTGCTGAGCTGCCTGCTGGCCGCCCTGTTCGGCTGGCTGATCCTGCGCACGGTGCGCCGTCCGCTATCGGTCCTGGAACAGACGTTCGAGCGCATCGCCCGCGGCGCTCTCACCGATCCGATGACACCGATCGCCGTGCCGGAATTCGCCCGCGTGGCGTCCGAACTGAACGCGATGAAGGCGAAGCTGGCCTATAGCGCCCATGAGAAACACGAGACCGAACTGCGGCAGAAGGCGCTGACCCGCCAGGCTCTGCTGGAGACCTGCAAGTCGATCGAAAGCGACCTGGATGCGACCTGGATGGGGGTGGAACTGGCCAGCAACCGGGCCGGCGACGGCATTCAGCATCTGCTGCAGGCCCTGGGCGTGGTGCGGGAGAACACGATGGTGGTGTCGGCCGCTTCGGAGCAGGCCAGCGCCAACGCCCAGTCGGTCGCCGCCGCGACGGAGGAGCTGAACAGCGCCGGGCACGAGATCGCGCGGCAGGCGGCCCGCTCCAGCGAGGTGGCCCGGCGGGCGGTGGAAAGCGCCCGCGGTTCCGCCTCCGCCATCGGCCAGATGGAACTGGCGACGGAGGAGATCGCCAAGGTCGCCAACCTGATCAACGCGATTGCCGGCCAGACCAACCTGCTGGCTCTGAACGCCACCATCGAGGCAGCGAGGGCAGGGGAGGCCGGCAAGGGCTTCGCCGTCGTCGCCAGCGAGGTGAAGGCGCTCGCCAACCAGACGGCGCGGGCGACCGAAGACATCGCCCGCCAGATCGACCAGCTGAAGCAGGCGGTCGGCGGCAGCGTCACGGCAATCCAGACCGTCATTTCCGTGATCGAGGAAATCGACGAGGCCGCCGCCGCCACCGCCGCCGCGGTGGAGGAGCAATCCGCCGCCAACGGGGAGATCGGGCGCAGCGCCACCAACTCGGCCGGCGGTGCCTCGCAGGTGTCGGTCAGCGTCCTCAGCATCCGCGATCAGGCCGACGGGATCACCGGCATCGCCACCGACGTCACCCGCCGGATGGCCGATACCCAGACCGCGGTCGCCGACCTGAAGCGCCGTCTGGTCATCGCCCTGCGCCAGTCGGTTGCCGGCGACCGCCGCCTGTCCGACCGCATCCCCTGCGAAGAGCCGGTCACGCTGGTCCTGGCCGGCGACCGCCGCGACACCACCATGCTGGATCTGTCGCTGGAGGGAATGCTGGTGGATGCCAAGGGGCTTCCGCCGCTTGCCGAGCAGATGCGGCTGACCGTCTCGCTGCGCGAGGTCGGCGACCTGCCGGCCGTCGTCGCCGGGATCAGCGACCTCGGGTTGCATCTGGCCTTCGACGAGCGGTCGGACGGTCAGGCGGACCGGCTGGGCCGGGCCTATCGCGCGATGGTGGAGGCGGACGCCGAGATCATCCGCACCGCGCAGGACACCGCGGCGGCCCTGTCCAAGGCGTTGGAAGGCGCTCTGTCCAGCGGCGCCATCGGGGAGGAGGCGCTGTTCTCCACCGACCTCACTCCCATTCCCGGCAGCGATCCCGAACAGGCGCTGGCCCCCTTCACCGAGCTGACCGACCGCCTGTTTCCGGCGATCCAGGAACCGGTCCTGGCCTCCAACCCCCGCTTTCAGCTTTGCGTGGCGACCAACAACATCGGCTATGTGCCGACCCACAACAGCCGCTATTCCGAGCCGCAACGGCCGGGCGACGTCGTCTGGAACACCGCCCATTGCCGCAACCGGCGCGTCTTCGCCGACCGCTCGGGCCTTGCCGCCGCACGCAACACCCGGCCGTTCCTGTTGCAGGCCTATCGCCGCGACATGGGCGGCGGCCAGATGGTGCGCCTGAAGGAGGTCGATGCGCCGATCGTCGTGCGCGGCAGGCACTGGGGCAATCTGCGGCTGGCCTATAGGTCCTGA
- a CDS encoding TetR/AcrR family transcriptional regulator, protein MESKTKNRESWLAAAFAALAEGGVDKVRVEVLAKALKVTKGSFYWHFRDRTELMNALLDSWKLGRIAAIKEQTRLDGREPAQQLRDLLALYGGSKPRGMAIELAVRDWARRDPEAENVIAEVDRERLHSVAGLFAALGLAPDQAFARAYLFYAFAFGQGLLAPGAAADRAEVVRAICADVLVPEAQTAA, encoded by the coding sequence ATGGAATCCAAGACGAAGAACCGCGAATCCTGGCTGGCCGCCGCCTTCGCGGCGCTGGCCGAAGGCGGCGTCGACAAGGTGCGGGTGGAGGTGCTGGCGAAGGCCCTGAAGGTCACCAAGGGCAGCTTCTACTGGCATTTCCGCGACCGCACCGAGCTGATGAACGCCCTGCTCGACAGCTGGAAGCTGGGCCGCATCGCCGCCATCAAGGAACAGACCCGGCTGGACGGGCGCGAACCGGCGCAGCAGCTGCGCGACCTGCTGGCACTCTATGGCGGCAGCAAGCCGCGCGGCATGGCGATAGAATTGGCGGTGCGCGACTGGGCGCGCCGCGATCCCGAGGCGGAAAACGTCATTGCCGAGGTCGACCGCGAGCGCCTGCACAGCGTCGCCGGCCTGTTCGCGGCCTTGGGCCTGGCCCCCGATCAGGCCTTCGCCCGCGCCTATCTGTTCTACGCCTTCGCCTTCGGCCAGGGGCTGCTCGCCCCCGGCGCCGCCGCCGACCGGGCGGAGGTGGTGCGGGCGATCTGCGCCGACGTGCTGGTGCCGGAGGCGCAGACGGCCGCTTAG
- a CDS encoding AMP-binding protein yields the protein MSSHADIATPPAAPSGAGGTQSLERAIALLRAVADAGTDGARLADLMAAVGLSKATAHRLLMALARDGLVEQDGRSKRYHLGPDLVALGDLAALRHRPAPPTPALPQPPEATAPAEMPPALMVRPSAFLRPEYRGESIALAALLCDRHVRTADGARAALLHESVAGQTTELSFARLAHDSARFATVLAGMGVGQGDRVAVLLPKGPELLITALAIWRLGGVYMPLFTTYTASAVAYRLTDSDARAIVTNGFLRRKVPRDNSRPVVTVEGDEAFGPDAVPFWSSLHEAAPLAEVARYREGDAFALIYTSESEPTPLGVSLPVKALSGIEQYMRIGLDLRDDDIYWNMADPGWAYGAYYGLVGPLLLGRTTIFCDGPYDVRQGYRMLTKFGVTNLTAAPSQIRAWHGADPGVSHQFALRILSVVGEPLPPDLIAWANRTVKVPLLDQYGQRETGIFIVNRYDPDGIGRYESEGADGGEAAQPPSGSLGRPMPGFRVVILDPDGREAPAGGAGELAIDVDHSPLFWFESYANNPQRTAQRFRHGRRYYLTGDRAFLDGDGNIHYRGRASDAIQMQQGE from the coding sequence ATGAGCAGTCACGCCGACATCGCCACACCTCCCGCGGCCCCGAGCGGGGCGGGCGGCACCCAAAGCCTGGAACGGGCCATCGCCCTGCTGCGCGCGGTCGCCGACGCCGGCACCGACGGCGCGCGGCTGGCCGACCTGATGGCCGCGGTCGGGCTGTCGAAGGCGACCGCCCACCGGCTGCTGATGGCGCTGGCACGCGACGGGCTGGTGGAGCAGGACGGGCGCAGCAAGCGCTATCACCTGGGGCCGGATCTGGTGGCGCTGGGCGATCTGGCGGCGCTGCGGCACCGGCCGGCTCCCCCCACCCCTGCCCTGCCCCAGCCGCCGGAAGCAACAGCGCCAGCGGAGATGCCGCCGGCCCTGATGGTGAGGCCGTCGGCCTTCCTGCGGCCGGAGTATCGCGGCGAGTCCATCGCGCTGGCGGCCCTGCTGTGCGACCGTCATGTCCGCACCGCCGACGGCGCGCGGGCGGCGCTGCTGCATGAAAGCGTGGCGGGACAGACGACGGAGCTGAGCTTCGCCCGCCTCGCCCACGATTCGGCGCGCTTCGCGACGGTGCTGGCCGGCATGGGGGTGGGCCAGGGCGACCGGGTGGCGGTGCTGCTGCCCAAGGGACCGGAGCTGCTGATCACGGCATTGGCGATCTGGCGGCTGGGCGGCGTCTATATGCCGCTGTTCACCACCTACACCGCATCGGCGGTCGCCTACCGGCTGACCGACAGCGATGCCCGGGCCATCGTCACCAACGGCTTCCTGCGCCGAAAGGTGCCGCGCGACAACAGCCGGCCGGTGGTGACGGTGGAGGGCGACGAGGCCTTCGGTCCCGACGCGGTGCCCTTCTGGTCGTCGCTGCACGAGGCCGCCCCTCTGGCCGAGGTGGCGCGCTATCGGGAAGGCGATGCCTTCGCCCTGATCTACACGTCGGAATCCGAGCCGACGCCGCTGGGCGTCTCGCTGCCGGTCAAGGCGCTGTCGGGGATCGAGCAGTACATGCGCATCGGCCTCGATCTGCGCGACGACGACATCTACTGGAACATGGCCGATCCCGGCTGGGCCTATGGCGCCTATTACGGGCTGGTCGGGCCGCTGCTGCTGGGGCGGACGACGATCTTCTGCGATGGCCCCTACGACGTGCGGCAGGGCTACCGCATGCTGACCAAGTTCGGCGTCACCAACCTGACCGCCGCGCCGTCGCAGATCCGCGCCTGGCACGGCGCCGATCCCGGCGTGTCGCACCAGTTCGCGCTGCGTATCCTGTCGGTGGTGGGCGAACCGCTGCCGCCCGACCTGATCGCCTGGGCCAACCGGACGGTGAAGGTCCCCTTGCTCGACCAGTATGGCCAGCGCGAGACCGGCATCTTCATCGTGAACCGCTACGATCCCGACGGAATCGGCCGTTACGAATCCGAGGGGGCCGACGGTGGGGAGGCCGCCCAGCCGCCCAGCGGCTCGCTCGGCCGGCCGATGCCGGGATTCCGCGTCGTCATCCTCGACCCCGACGGGCGGGAGGCGCCGGCGGGAGGCGCCGGCGAACTCGCCATCGACGTCGACCATTCGCCGCTGTTCTGGTTCGAATCCTATGCCAACAACCCGCAACGCACCGCCCAGCGCTTCCGCCACGGCCGGCGCTATTACCTGACCGGCGACCGCGCCTTCCTGGACGGCGACGGCAACATCCATTACCGCGGCCGGGCGTCGGACGCGATCCAGATGCAGCAGGGCGAATAG
- a CDS encoding ABC transporter ATP-binding protein encodes MSGAPVAPHPGPGQNSPGQKSPTTQAETIFEARGVNLRFGGVHALTDVSFGIRKGELFSIIGPNGAGKTSMVNCISGRYRPTDGKVYFKGRDVTGMTPNHRASLGIGRTFQNLALFGHMTVLDNIMVGRHHLLKNNFLTGPLYWLTGARKEELAHRREVEEIIDFLEIQHVRKATAGTLSYGLRKRVELARAIALKPDLILLDEPMAGMNLEEKEDMARYIVDLNEEFGMTVVMIEHDMGVVMDISHRVMVLEFGKKIAEGRPEEVLADPRVRRAYLGEDDEEEEPVAAVPPARKEVA; translated from the coding sequence ATGTCAGGCGCGCCCGTCGCACCACACCCCGGCCCTGGCCAAAATTCCCCTGGCCAAAAGTCGCCCACCACCCAGGCGGAGACCATCTTCGAGGCTCGGGGCGTCAATCTGCGCTTCGGGGGCGTCCATGCGCTGACCGACGTCAGTTTCGGCATCCGTAAGGGCGAGTTGTTCTCGATCATCGGCCCGAACGGGGCCGGCAAGACCTCGATGGTCAACTGCATCTCCGGCCGTTACCGGCCGACCGATGGCAAGGTCTATTTCAAGGGCCGCGACGTGACGGGGATGACCCCGAACCATCGCGCCTCGCTCGGCATCGGCCGCACCTTCCAGAATCTGGCGCTGTTCGGGCACATGACCGTGCTCGACAACATCATGGTCGGCCGCCACCACCTGCTGAAGAACAACTTCCTGACCGGGCCGCTCTATTGGCTGACCGGCGCCAGGAAGGAGGAGCTGGCCCACCGCCGCGAGGTGGAGGAGATCATCGACTTCCTCGAAATCCAGCATGTGCGCAAGGCCACCGCCGGCACGCTGTCCTACGGCCTGCGCAAGCGAGTGGAACTGGCCCGCGCCATCGCGCTGAAGCCCGACCTGATCCTGCTGGACGAGCCGATGGCCGGCATGAACCTGGAAGAGAAGGAGGACATGGCCCGCTACATCGTCGACCTGAACGAGGAATTCGGCATGACCGTGGTCATGATCGAGCACGACATGGGCGTGGTCATGGACATCTCGCACCGGGTGATGGTGCTGGAATTCGGCAAGAAGATCGCCGAAGGCAGGCCGGAGGAGGTCCTGGCCGATCCCCGCGTCCGCCGCGCCTATCTGGGCGAGGACGACGAGGAGGAGGAGCCCGTCGCCGCCGTTCCGCCGGCCCGGAAGGAGGTCGCGTGA
- a CDS encoding long-chain fatty acid--CoA ligase: MAALSHLPDLAVYDTLPKLVALHARDHGGEIAMREKDFGIWRTFTWDQVQARVRAFALGLTKLGVVPGEVVGLLGDNRPDWVMGEVATHAVRGYSLGIYRDALDEEVAYLITYADVKVVFAEDEEQVDKLLNLADRLPTLQHIIYSDPRGMRKYHDLRLMPVTDLIRMGEELLAAQPDLYDRMVAETKGEDVAILCTTSGTTSNPKMAMLPAGRLIRHVASYLSADPKGPEDEYVSVLPLSWIMEQVYAVGMGIVSRMRVNFVEEAETMMHDFREIGPTFVLFAPRLWEAIAADVRARMMDASPFKQKMYELGMRLGLEALAKGQRSAMADAILFKALRDRLGFTNLKSAATGGAALGPDTFKFFQALGVPLRQIYGQTETMGAYTVHRGNDVDFDTVGVPFDDGIEVKVIDADHNGVGEIVTRHPNMFAGYYRNEKATVADMRDGWMHTGDAGFFDKKGHLVIIDRIKDIATTAHGDRFSPQYIENKLKFSPYVAEAVILGDKREYLSAIICIRFSIVSKWAEKNRIAFTTYSDLSSKQEVYDLLRAEVERVNQTLPEYQRISKFLLLYKELDADDGELTRTRKVRRGVVAEKYGTIIDSIYAGQPKIDVDTTIAFQDGTKQRIRTTLTVIDLAPAAAAKKPQPVAA, encoded by the coding sequence ATGGCCGCGCTTTCTCATCTTCCCGATCTGGCCGTCTACGACACCCTGCCGAAGCTGGTGGCATTGCACGCCCGCGACCATGGCGGCGAAATCGCCATGCGCGAGAAAGATTTCGGCATCTGGCGGACCTTCACCTGGGACCAGGTGCAGGCCCGTGTCCGTGCCTTCGCGCTCGGGCTGACCAAGCTCGGCGTCGTGCCGGGCGAGGTGGTCGGGCTTCTCGGCGACAACCGCCCCGACTGGGTGATGGGCGAGGTCGCGACCCACGCCGTGCGCGGCTACAGCCTGGGCATCTACCGCGACGCGCTGGACGAGGAGGTCGCCTACCTCATCACCTATGCCGACGTGAAGGTGGTGTTCGCTGAGGACGAGGAGCAGGTCGACAAGCTGCTGAACCTCGCCGACCGGCTGCCGACGCTGCAGCACATCATCTATTCCGACCCGCGCGGCATGCGCAAATACCATGACCTCCGCCTGATGCCGGTCACCGACCTGATCCGCATGGGCGAGGAGCTGCTGGCCGCGCAGCCCGACCTCTACGACCGCATGGTGGCGGAGACCAAGGGCGAGGATGTCGCCATCCTCTGCACCACGTCGGGCACCACCTCGAACCCGAAGATGGCGATGCTGCCGGCGGGGCGCCTGATCCGCCATGTCGCCAGCTACCTGTCCGCCGATCCCAAGGGGCCGGAGGACGAGTATGTCTCGGTCCTGCCGCTGTCCTGGATCATGGAACAGGTCTATGCCGTCGGCATGGGCATCGTGTCGCGGATGCGCGTGAACTTCGTCGAGGAAGCCGAGACGATGATGCACGACTTCCGCGAGATCGGGCCGACCTTCGTCCTGTTCGCCCCCCGCCTGTGGGAGGCCATCGCCGCCGACGTGCGCGCCCGGATGATGGATGCCTCGCCCTTCAAGCAGAAGATGTACGAACTCGGCATGAGGCTGGGGCTGGAGGCGCTGGCGAAGGGGCAGCGCTCGGCGATGGCCGACGCCATCCTGTTCAAGGCTCTGCGCGACCGGCTGGGCTTCACCAACCTGAAATCGGCGGCGACCGGCGGCGCGGCGCTCGGTCCCGACACCTTCAAGTTCTTCCAGGCGCTCGGCGTGCCGCTGCGCCAGATCTACGGCCAGACCGAGACGATGGGCGCCTACACCGTCCATCGCGGCAACGACGTGGATTTCGACACGGTCGGCGTGCCCTTCGACGACGGCATCGAGGTGAAGGTGATCGACGCCGACCACAACGGCGTCGGCGAGATCGTCACCCGCCACCCCAACATGTTCGCCGGCTATTACCGGAACGAGAAGGCGACCGTCGCCGACATGCGCGACGGCTGGATGCACACCGGCGATGCCGGTTTCTTCGACAAGAAGGGGCATCTGGTCATCATCGACCGCATCAAGGACATCGCCACCACCGCACACGGCGACCGCTTCAGCCCTCAATACATCGAGAACAAGCTGAAGTTCAGCCCCTATGTGGCCGAGGCGGTGATCCTGGGCGACAAGCGCGAGTATCTGTCGGCGATCATCTGCATCCGCTTCTCCATCGTGTCGAAATGGGCGGAAAAGAACCGCATCGCCTTCACCACCTACTCCGACCTGTCGTCCAAGCAGGAGGTCTACGACCTGCTGCGGGCGGAGGTGGAGCGGGTGAACCAGACGCTTCCGGAGTACCAGCGCATCTCCAAGTTCCTGCTGCTCTACAAGGAGCTGGACGCCGACGACGGCGAGCTGACCCGCACCCGCAAGGTGCGCCGCGGCGTCGTCGCCGAGAAATACGGCACCATCATCGACAGCATCTATGCCGGCCAGCCGAAGATCGACGTCGACACGACCATCGCCTTCCAGGACGGCACCAAGCAACGCATCCGCACCACGCTGACCGTCATCGATCTGGCTCCGGCCGCCGCGGCGAAGAAGCCGCAGCCGGTGGCGGCGTGA
- a CDS encoding branched-chain amino acid ABC transporter permease: MTLLFQLLVNGLIVGALYGVVAMSFVLIYKASRIVNFAQGEFLLIGAWTCWWLLTSWQLPFWIGFPITLVFMLAFGVILQIVVLRPMIGEPIISVIMVTIGLSIVFQAAMKWMFGVFAKPFPPIFASPTMNLFGLEVQTVYVMSLLISILIMAGFGWFFKYSRTGLAMRATAFDQQVAQSLGISVRHMFAMSWAISAMVSAVAGVTVGVVNGVSSALSFFGIKVFPAVILGGLDSVIGAVVGGLIVGVLENMAHYLDSQWLNWGNMYEIAPFYVLIAILMIKPYGLFGTKDIERV, encoded by the coding sequence ATGACCCTTCTGTTTCAGCTTCTCGTCAACGGCCTGATCGTCGGCGCGCTGTATGGCGTGGTCGCCATGTCCTTCGTGCTGATCTACAAGGCCAGCCGCATCGTCAACTTCGCCCAGGGCGAATTCCTGCTGATCGGCGCCTGGACCTGCTGGTGGTTGCTGACCAGCTGGCAGCTGCCCTTCTGGATCGGCTTCCCGATCACGCTGGTCTTCATGCTGGCCTTCGGCGTCATCCTGCAGATCGTCGTGCTCAGGCCGATGATCGGCGAACCGATCATCTCCGTCATCATGGTGACCATCGGCCTGTCCATCGTCTTCCAGGCGGCGATGAAGTGGATGTTCGGCGTCTTCGCCAAGCCCTTCCCGCCGATCTTCGCCAGCCCCACCATGAACCTGTTCGGGCTGGAGGTGCAGACCGTCTACGTGATGTCGCTGCTGATCTCGATCCTGATCATGGCGGGCTTCGGCTGGTTCTTCAAATACTCGCGGACCGGCCTCGCCATGCGGGCCACCGCCTTCGACCAGCAGGTGGCGCAGTCGCTGGGCATCTCGGTCCGCCACATGTTCGCGATGAGCTGGGCGATCTCCGCCATGGTGTCGGCGGTGGCCGGCGTCACGGTGGGCGTGGTCAACGGCGTGTCGTCGGCCTTGTCCTTCTTCGGCATCAAGGTGTTCCCGGCGGTGATCCTGGGCGGTCTCGACAGCGTCATCGGCGCGGTGGTCGGCGGCCTGATCGTCGGCGTGCTGGAGAACATGGCGCACTACCTGGACAGCCAGTGGCTGAACTGGGGCAACATGTACGAGATCGCGCCCTTCTACGTCCTGATCGCCATCCTGATGATCAAGCCCTACGGCCTGTTCGGCACCAAAGACATCGAGCGCGTGTGA
- a CDS encoding branched-chain amino acid ABC transporter permease, with the protein MANISIIPSGDFKTSYGTDTTIFPTKTSRNFAILGVVLLLACPAFMDRYWLSLLIQIGYLGIAALGLNILVGFTGQISIGHSAFFGFGAFASAWLNNSLGVPVALAIPLAGVVTTLVGLLFGMPAARLKGLYLAIATLAAQYILQDFFARADWFTGGTAGTIAEPLTIFGFAFDTDERYFYVALVALVVMYILATNLMRTRDGRALVAVRDHYLSAEIMGINLTKYRTMSFGISAFYAGIGGALYAHYLQFVSVEGFTILFSIQFLGMIIIGGLGSIMGTLMGTAFMVFLPEAMQALTKLVSGTAIDTALNLKDNIAFLREMSIGLVIILFLVFEPDGLAHRWKQIKAYWKLYPFSH; encoded by the coding sequence ATGGCGAACATCAGCATCATCCCGAGCGGCGATTTCAAGACGTCCTACGGGACCGACACCACCATCTTCCCGACCAAGACCAGCCGCAACTTCGCGATCCTGGGCGTGGTTCTGCTCCTGGCCTGCCCGGCCTTCATGGATCGCTACTGGCTCAGCCTGCTGATCCAGATCGGCTATCTCGGCATCGCCGCGCTCGGCCTGAACATCCTGGTCGGCTTCACCGGCCAGATCTCCATCGGCCATTCCGCCTTCTTCGGCTTCGGCGCCTTCGCGTCGGCCTGGCTGAACAACAGCCTGGGCGTTCCGGTGGCGCTGGCCATCCCGCTGGCGGGCGTGGTCACCACCCTGGTCGGGCTGCTGTTCGGCATGCCGGCGGCGCGGCTGAAGGGCCTGTATCTCGCCATCGCCACGCTGGCGGCGCAGTATATCCTGCAGGACTTCTTCGCCCGGGCCGACTGGTTCACCGGCGGCACCGCCGGCACCATCGCCGAGCCGCTGACCATCTTCGGCTTCGCCTTCGACACCGACGAGCGGTACTTCTACGTTGCCCTGGTGGCGCTGGTGGTGATGTATATCCTCGCCACCAACCTGATGCGGACCCGCGACGGCCGCGCCCTGGTGGCCGTGCGCGACCATTATCTCTCCGCCGAGATCATGGGCATCAACCTGACGAAGTACCGGACGATGTCCTTCGGCATCTCCGCCTTCTACGCCGGCATCGGCGGCGCCCTCTACGCCCATTACCTGCAGTTCGTGTCGGTGGAGGGCTTCACCATCCTCTTCTCGATCCAGTTCCTGGGCATGATCATCATCGGCGGGCTGGGCTCTATCATGGGCACGCTGATGGGCACCGCCTTCATGGTCTTCCTGCCGGAGGCGATGCAGGCGCTCACCAAGCTGGTCAGCGGCACCGCCATCGATACCGCGCTGAACCTGAAGGACAACATCGCCTTCCTGCGCGAGATGTCGATCGGCCTCGTCATCATCTTGTTCCTGGTGTTCGAGCCCGACGGGCTGGCCCACCGCTGGAAGCAGATCAAGGCCTACTGGAAGCTCTATCCCTTCTCGCACTGA